Proteins encoded within one genomic window of Camelina sativa cultivar DH55 chromosome 19, Cs, whole genome shotgun sequence:
- the LOC104767251 gene encoding UPF0725 protein At4g28920-like → MDEVAILVPKFGDELPQRKRKLESSTYAAPAPAPIRNFHKVEYDSCDDDDDDDYIASMVEKEYNRQFLQSDGFDVDRFDLRYGGIYPYILRDAYDYPYDMGLLGRLGLHCFNLQKGTNLRLIGINKYNDDMIGRFLRYYITLEATDTSNSLCNFQTCVCKDYSPQESSFMVQTEISRLKVPAGPRTTFIGPQRRWKDDAVDDSYKGKMPTWLTEQDLASNKGHSYELQESDWQGIDWLHMYAEFAFYSKSSSYTTDLRPFLPLDIKKIIVQTLENREASPHMIDKATNAIFYISFKGNGDPTGTPMEYQAIVRRTMDGMPGHICLEFDCLAYKSS, encoded by the exons ATGGATGAGGTTGCGATCTTGGTTCCAAAGTTTGGGGATGAGTTGCCGCAGCGTAAACGGAAATTGGAGAGCTCAACCTACGCCGCCCCCGCCCCCGCCCCGATAAGAAATTTCCATAAGGTTGAGTACGATTCTTgcgatgacgacgacgatgatgattaTATTGCCTCTATGGTCGAGAAGGAATACAATCGACAATTTCTACAGTCTGAC GGTTTCGATGTTGATCGCTTTGATCTTCGGTATGGTGGAATATATCCCTACATACTGAGAGATGCGTATGACTATCCATACGACATGGGTCTTTTGGGTAGACTGGGACTTCACTGTTTCAATCTTCAGAAG GGAACCAACCTCAGATTGATTGGTATAAACAAATACAACGATGATATGATTGGTAGATTTCTCCGGTACTACATAACGTTGGAGGCCACGGATACATCCAACTCTCTTTGCAATTTTCAGACTTGTGTTTGCAAAGATTATTCTCCCCAAGAGTCATCCTTTATGGTGCAGACCGAAATTTCCAGACTGAAAG TTCCTGCTGGCCCTCGGACTACTTTTATTGGGCCTCAGAGGAGATGGAAAGATGATGCAGTAGATGATTCTTACAAAGGTAAGATGCCGACCTGGTTGACGGAGCAAGACCTGGCTAGCAATAAGGGGCATTCTTATGAG TTGCAAGAATCAGACTGGCAAGGAATTGATTGGCTTCATATGTACGCTGAGTTTGCTTTTTACTCCAAAAGCTCTTCATATACG ACTGACTTGAGGCCTTTTCTACCACTTGATATAAAGAAGATAATTGTACAAACTCTGGAAAACAGAGAAGCGTCACCACATATGATAGACAAGGCCACCAACGCCATCTTCTACATAAGTTTCAAGGGAAATGGTGATCCGACTGGTACACCTATGGAGTACCAAGCTATTGTAAGGAGAACCATGGATGGGATGCCGGGACACATTTGCCTAGAATTTGACTGCTTGGCCTACAAGTCCAGTTGA
- the LOC104768230 gene encoding uncharacterized protein LOC104768230 — translation MSDRTKGRKNCCDLQMIAPLQPKNCCSLSFAGRLQLLKSVISGTINFWISTFMLPKGCIKRIESLCSRFLWSGNIENKKGARVAWSTVCLPKAEGGLGLRSFKEWNKVLCLRFVWLLFSDNGSLWANWHKFHYLRNNTFWTVKEAPTHSWTWNSLLKLRPLAEQFIRAKVGNGQKTSFWFDHWTPLGPLIKLLGSGGPRVLRLAINATVGDACDDQGWTLPAPRSDAALSLHVHLTSIQHPTSSLDQDTYYWAIEGVPNQVYSSSKTWEILRPRQEEKEWSTSVWFKGGIPKHAFNMWLVHLNRLPTRERLVSWGLDIPSDCFSFLRFGDKFSQDWITIIACSALGQSSFLDQITLPQSPVNSQEDSSSSHSLSYLEAKKQCPAQPTVPTRASSF, via the exons ATGTCGGATCGTACTAAAGGTAGAAAGAACTGTTGCGACCTGCAAATGATAGCGCCTTTACAGCCCAAGAACTGTTGCTCTCTATCATTTGCAGGTCGACTGCAGCTCTTAAAATCAGTCATATCTGGTACTATAAACTTCTGGATTTCTACGTTCATGCTTCCTAAAGGTTGCATAAAACGGATTGAATCCCTCTGTAGTCGCTTCCTCTGGTCAGGTAAtatcgaaaacaaaaaaggagcAAGAGTTGCATGGTCCACAGTGTGTTTGCCTAAAGCCGAAGGAGGTTTGGGGCTTCGGAGCTTTAAAGAGTGGAATAAGGTGCTatgcttgagatttgtttggCTACTATTCTCAGATAATGGCTCTCTGTGGGCTAACTGGCACAAGTTTCATTATCTGCGAAACAATACCTTTTGGACAGTGAAAGAAGCACCAACGCACTCTTGGACATGGAACTCACTACTGAAGCTGAGACCTTTAGCAGAACAATTTATCAGAGCTAAGGTGGGTAACGGCCAGAAAACTAGTTTTTGGTTTGATCATTGGACTCCTCTCGGACCACTTATCAAGCTACTAGGCAGTGGAGGTCCTAGAGTGTTGCGACTGGCCATTAATGCTACTGTGGGAGACGCTTGTGATGACCAAGGTTGGACTCTGCCCGCCCCAAGATCAGACGCAGCTCTCTCGCTTCATGTGCACCTTACCTCCATTCAGCATCCAACCTCAAGCCTCGATCAAGACACGTACTATTGGGCCATCGAAGGGGTCCCTAACCAGGTTTACTCTTCGTCTAAAACTTGGGAGATACTCAGGCCAAGGCAAGAGGAAAAAGAGTGGTCGACATCTGTTTGGTTTAAAGGTGGCATCCCAAAGCATGCTTTTAATATGTGGCTTGTGCACCTAAACAGGCTACCGACAAGAGAGAGGTTGGTTTCTTGGGGTCTAGACATACCCTCCGATTGCT TTTCGTTTCTGAGATTTGGAGACAAGTTCTCTCAAGACTGGATAACCATCATCGCTTGCTCTGCTCTTGGTCAGAGCTCCTTTTTGGATCAAATCACGCTCCCACAAAGCCCCGTCAACTCTCAGGAAGATAGTAGTTCAAGCCACTCTTTATCATATCTGGAAGCAAAGAAACAATGTCCTGCACAACCAACAGTCCCTACCCGTGCAAGCAGTTTTTAA